A portion of the Calothrix sp. 336/3 genome contains these proteins:
- a CDS encoding tetratricopeptide repeat protein — protein MNQALPQNKSVKTYWLGVVSIAIATTLGISIYTFLNSQLTKVPAPYGYPFAVSIPGGGNRQATLQKEITFYQGKVRQSPDSGLPLASLAQAYLKMAKATGDNNWYLFAEQSAQRSLGNLPFNNSGATIVLARVAQARHEFTTAIRLAQQVLQEQPRNDSALAILVTSNLAMGNLSQAKIAADTLVNTIPTQGHFTLQALVLAAQGQEKAANDAFKYALAAEEPGDISNSASTRIFLGQFYYKHGKLTLAEQLYQEALRISPGNQLAMLYLAELKTRKGDYQGAGRLYAQILPDSEQSSVYDYAVFRGQAKLQKLQGNTQAASQILDKAETRLRQENATANGNASFGHRRDLARLLLEKNTPTATAEALFLMQTEINIRRDAQTWDTLAWAFLRSGEVKKAQSAIQQALKMGTRDSGIFYRGAMIEQALGNQSQATTYQKLAQEVDPTFDEQARRTSDMGLDSLGF, from the coding sequence ATGAATCAAGCTTTACCACAGAATAAATCGGTAAAAACCTATTGGTTAGGGGTAGTTTCCATCGCGATCGCTACTACCTTAGGAATTAGTATTTATACTTTTCTCAATTCTCAACTCACGAAAGTACCTGCACCCTACGGTTATCCCTTCGCTGTTTCTATACCAGGTGGGGGAAATCGCCAAGCAACTCTCCAAAAGGAAATTACATTTTATCAAGGAAAAGTACGTCAAAGTCCCGATAGTGGTTTACCCCTGGCGAGTCTGGCTCAAGCATACCTAAAAATGGCAAAAGCCACTGGTGACAACAATTGGTACTTATTTGCAGAGCAGTCAGCTCAGCGTTCCCTGGGGAATCTACCTTTTAACAATTCTGGTGCAACGATAGTACTTGCTCGTGTTGCCCAAGCCAGACATGAATTTACCACCGCCATTCGTCTTGCACAACAGGTATTGCAAGAACAACCCCGTAATGATAGTGCCCTGGCTATTCTAGTCACATCAAATCTGGCTATGGGTAATCTCTCCCAGGCAAAAATCGCCGCCGATACACTGGTAAATACGATTCCTACCCAAGGTCACTTTACCCTACAAGCTTTGGTACTGGCTGCCCAGGGACAGGAAAAAGCCGCAAATGATGCCTTTAAATACGCTTTAGCCGCAGAGGAACCGGGAGACATTAGTAATTCTGCTTCTACGAGAATCTTTCTCGGTCAATTTTATTACAAACATGGCAAGCTCACCTTAGCAGAGCAGCTTTACCAAGAAGCCCTGCGGATTTCACCTGGAAATCAACTGGCAATGCTCTATTTAGCTGAACTCAAAACCAGAAAGGGAGATTACCAAGGGGCAGGTAGACTTTATGCTCAAATTTTACCTGATTCCGAACAATCATCTGTTTATGACTATGCGGTATTTCGGGGACAAGCCAAGCTACAAAAGTTACAGGGTAATACTCAGGCAGCTAGTCAAATTTTAGACAAAGCTGAAACCCGACTGCGACAGGAAAATGCTACCGCAAATGGGAATGCTTCCTTTGGACATCGGCGAGATTTAGCACGGTTGTTATTAGAAAAAAATACCCCCACAGCCACCGCAGAAGCCCTATTTCTGATGCAAACGGAAATTAATATTCGCCGAGATGCCCAAACCTGGGATACCTTAGCTTGGGCATTTTTACGGTCTGGTGAAGTAAAAAAAGCACAGTCAGCAATTCAACAAGCTTTAAAAATGGGGACTAGGGATAGTGGCATTTTTTATCGTGGGGCGATGATTGAGCAAGCTTTGGGGAATCAATCCCAAGCAACAACTTATCAGAAATTAGCCCAGGAAGTAGACCCAACTTTTGATGAGCAAGCACGACGGACATCAGATATGGGATTAGATAGTTTGGGATTCTAG
- the purS gene encoding phosphoribosylformylglycinamidine synthase subunit PurS, with product MQRKYRAKIFVTLRPSVLDPAGVAVQSGLKQMGYDGVEQVRIGKYIEMTLISSDEPTARQKLDQMCDQMLANTVIENYRFDLVEVETQTGVY from the coding sequence GTGCAAAGGAAGTATCGAGCTAAAATTTTTGTTACCTTGCGTCCTTCAGTCTTAGATCCTGCTGGAGTCGCAGTACAGTCTGGATTAAAACAAATGGGATACGACGGTGTTGAGCAAGTGAGAATCGGTAAATATATTGAAATGACGCTGATATCTAGCGATGAACCCACAGCACGGCAAAAGCTCGATCAGATGTGTGATCAAATGTTAGCAAATACGGTCATCGAAAATTATCGCTTTGATTTAGTGGAAGTAGAAACTCAAACCGGAGTCTATTAG
- a CDS encoding alpha/beta fold hydrolase, which produces MNNLVNWRQRVGNQRDWLWRGYQTRYTYLRAVESDRQSPPLILLHGFGASIGHWRHNLEVLSQTHTVYALDMLGFGASEKAPANYSIQLWVEQVYEFWQTFIRQPVILIGNSLGSLVSLAVAATYPEMVQGIVMMSLPDPSLEQEAIPVALRPVVNGIKSLVASPLILKPVFNLLRRPGVLRKWAAIAYANPEAITDELIDILAAPPQDRGSARAFSALFKATIGINFSLGVKAMLPDISVPMLLIWGTKDRFVPPSLASQFAQYNKNLQIMYLEDVGHCPHDESPEEVNQAILTWIRHGKGVR; this is translated from the coding sequence ATGAATAATCTAGTTAATTGGCGGCAAAGAGTAGGTAATCAAAGGGACTGGTTATGGCGGGGTTATCAAACTCGTTATACATATCTGCGTGCTGTGGAAAGCGATCGCCAATCTCCGCCTTTAATTTTACTTCATGGATTTGGCGCTTCCATAGGTCATTGGCGACACAATTTAGAAGTACTGTCACAAACTCATACAGTTTATGCCCTAGATATGTTGGGTTTTGGGGCTTCGGAAAAAGCTCCTGCCAACTATAGCATCCAACTTTGGGTGGAGCAGGTTTATGAATTTTGGCAAACTTTTATTCGCCAACCAGTAATTTTGATTGGTAATTCCCTGGGTTCCCTGGTTTCCCTTGCAGTGGCAGCTACTTATCCTGAAATGGTTCAGGGGATAGTGATGATGAGCTTACCGGATCCATCCTTAGAACAGGAAGCCATTCCTGTCGCCCTACGTCCAGTAGTTAATGGTATTAAAAGTCTAGTTGCTTCCCCTCTGATTTTAAAGCCCGTTTTTAACTTGTTACGCCGACCGGGTGTATTACGAAAATGGGCAGCGATCGCCTACGCAAACCCTGAAGCCATTACCGACGAACTCATCGATATTTTAGCAGCCCCTCCCCAAGATAGAGGTTCTGCCAGAGCTTTTAGTGCCCTATTTAAAGCCACCATTGGCATAAATTTCTCCCTGGGTGTCAAAGCCATGCTACCGGACATTTCCGTACCCATGCTGTTAATTTGGGGTACCAAGGATAGATTTGTTCCACCCAGCCTTGCCAGTCAATTTGCACAATACAATAAAAATTTACAAATCATGTATCTGGAGGATGTCGGGCATTGTCCCCATGATGAATCCCCAGAAGAAGTCAATCAAGCCATTTTAACTTGGATTCGTCATGGCAAGGGTGTAAGGTAA
- a CDS encoding M23 family metallopeptidase: protein MAKKLMISLVKVCLPGLGIAALMNCIPSSDNVNAVELKSQRLATSNPWSTASFPVENFQAYTSPFGYRRSAVGGDGWEFHNGLDIAAPMGSYIRNWWGGTVVKVGDRTACGTHVIIKSGNWQHSYCHMQGQVGTASGRRYMIDRPGGLVIWEGQYMPPGVRIGRVGMTGRTTGPHLHWTLRYSGNYVDPALVLREMFSQQKISTSNRNYSVQPQRQVTIEESKYIKDSGY, encoded by the coding sequence ATGGCGAAAAAACTGATGATTTCCTTAGTCAAAGTCTGTTTACCTGGATTAGGGATAGCAGCTTTGATGAATTGCATTCCCAGTTCCGATAACGTCAATGCTGTAGAATTGAAATCTCAGCGTTTAGCCACATCTAACCCTTGGTCAACAGCCTCATTTCCTGTAGAAAATTTTCAGGCTTATACATCACCCTTTGGTTATCGACGTTCTGCTGTTGGTGGTGATGGTTGGGAATTTCACAATGGCTTAGATATTGCCGCTCCCATGGGTAGTTATATTCGTAACTGGTGGGGGGGTACAGTAGTTAAAGTTGGCGATCGCACTGCCTGCGGAACCCACGTAATTATTAAATCTGGGAACTGGCAACATTCCTACTGTCATATGCAGGGACAGGTGGGAACTGCTTCTGGGCGGCGTTACATGATAGACCGTCCCGGTGGTCTGGTAATCTGGGAAGGGCAATATATGCCCCCAGGTGTACGTATTGGACGTGTTGGAATGACCGGACGCACCACGGGACCCCATCTACATTGGACACTTAGATACAGTGGAAACTACGTAGACCCAGCTTTAGTATTGCGAGAGATGTTTTCCCAACAGAAAATATCCACTAGTAATCGCAACTATTCTGTTCAACCACAAAGACAGGTAACTATCGAAGAATCTAAATATATCAAGGATTCCGGATATTAG
- a CDS encoding SDR family NAD(P)-dependent oxidoreductase: MISGNGLILGASQGIGLSLVKQLLAESQVNRVYATYCHPESATELFSLQATYPDKLFCHQLDITEESQIVDFVKFLQQDIQQLHLGINCVGFLHDAIQQPEKSLKQINSDNLLRYFQINSIGAVLLAKHLLPLWKHGDRSVFVSISAKVGSIGDNHLGGWYGYRASKAALNMFMRTVAIEYARVSPRTIVITYHPGTTDTRLSRPFQKNVPPEKLFSPERTASQLLQLITKLEMPDSGQFFSWDSSKLPW, encoded by the coding sequence ATGATTTCTGGTAACGGGTTAATTCTGGGTGCAAGTCAAGGTATCGGTTTGAGTCTGGTAAAGCAGCTACTTGCAGAATCTCAAGTAAATCGAGTCTACGCAACTTACTGTCACCCCGAATCCGCTACAGAGCTTTTTTCCCTGCAAGCAACCTATCCAGACAAGTTATTCTGCCACCAACTAGATATTACAGAAGAATCGCAAATCGTCGATTTTGTCAAGTTTTTACAGCAAGATATTCAGCAACTCCACCTAGGAATTAACTGTGTGGGGTTTTTACATGATGCCATCCAACAACCAGAAAAAAGCCTGAAACAGATAAACTCTGATAATTTACTCCGCTATTTCCAAATCAATAGTATTGGTGCAGTCTTACTGGCAAAACATTTATTACCTTTGTGGAAACATGGCGATCGCAGTGTTTTTGTCAGTATTTCTGCCAAGGTCGGCAGTATTGGAGATAACCATCTCGGTGGTTGGTATGGCTATCGCGCTTCCAAAGCAGCGTTGAATATGTTCATGCGCACTGTAGCCATTGAGTACGCTAGGGTATCCCCCCGCACAATTGTTATTACCTATCACCCTGGAACTACTGACACCCGTCTTTCCCGTCCCTTCCAAAAGAACGTCCCCCCAGAAAAATTGTTTTCCCCAGAGCGGACTGCATCTCAATTATTGCAACTAATTACCAAGCTAGAAATGCCAGATAGTGGACAGTTTTTCTCCTGGGACTCTAGTAAATTGCCTTGGTAG
- a CDS encoding DUF1830 domain-containing protein translates to MNQLLTPQEQNSSPVLCYYVNWTQQLQVVRIANISDCYWERVVFPGQRIMFTASIEAELEVYASSPPTAMLSDKLSVKTLQVETYKEKGE, encoded by the coding sequence ATGAATCAATTACTGACTCCCCAAGAACAAAATTCTAGTCCGGTTCTCTGTTATTACGTTAATTGGACGCAACAGCTTCAAGTGGTACGCATTGCGAATATTTCCGACTGCTATTGGGAAAGGGTGGTTTTCCCTGGGCAACGGATAATGTTTACTGCGTCAATAGAAGCAGAATTAGAGGTATATGCTAGTTCTCCGCCCACGGCGATGCTATCTGACAAGCTTTCAGTTAAGACTCTTCAAGTTGAAACGTATAAAGAAAAGGGTGAGTAG
- a CDS encoding Fur family transcriptional regulator — protein MKAVRTRSQERILSLLKSLKQGISAQDIYVELRNRNQSMGLATVYRSLESLKLEGMVQMRTLANGEALYSLTQQDKHHLTCLRCGVSIPIHQCPVHELEVQLQDMHKFNVFYHTLEFFGLCHQCQLAQAAEINHSIR, from the coding sequence ATGAAAGCTGTACGCACCCGCAGTCAAGAGCGTATTCTCAGTCTGCTCAAATCCCTGAAACAAGGTATTTCTGCCCAAGATATCTATGTAGAATTACGTAATCGCAACCAAAGCATGGGTTTAGCTACTGTTTACCGTTCTTTAGAATCGCTGAAACTTGAGGGTATGGTACAAATGCGAACTTTGGCTAACGGTGAAGCTCTCTACAGTCTTACCCAACAGGATAAGCATCATCTTACTTGCCTACGTTGTGGTGTTTCCATCCCCATTCATCAATGTCCAGTTCATGAGTTGGAAGTGCAATTACAAGATATGCACAAATTTAACGTTTTCTACCACACTCTAGAGTTTTTTGGCTTATGCCATCAATGTCAATTAGCACAAGCAGCAGAAATTAATCACTCAATTAGATAA
- a CDS encoding MFS transporter: MFPTEPAAVNNGFATLLKNRNFMLLWIGQLVSQLADKVFFVLMIALLENYPAPSGLAPNSMYSTLMVAFTIPAILFGSAGGVFVDRFPKKLIMIGSDVIRGILTICIPLLPREFLILLILTFFISTITQFFAPAEQAAIPLLVKRESLLAANALFSSTMMGALIVGFAIGEPILSWGKSFLGDNYGQELIVAVLYLSSGLIMQPIHFKDHAKVLDGEKAINPWTDFKSGLRYLKKNRLVLNAMLQLTTLYCVFAALTVLAIRLAAEFGLKEKQFGFFLAAAGVGMVLGAGILGNWGEKLHRKPLPLLGFLIMAMVLGVFTFTHQLPIALGLCAFLGVGAAFVGVPMQTLIQQETPPTMHGKVFGFQNHAVNIALSAPLAITGPLTDFYGLRTVLVSMSVIVAIVGVWAWKNTRKVLQDVI; the protein is encoded by the coding sequence ATGTTTCCAACAGAACCTGCTGCCGTCAATAATGGGTTTGCAACCCTCCTCAAAAATCGTAATTTCATGCTGCTGTGGATTGGACAACTTGTTTCCCAGTTAGCAGACAAGGTATTCTTTGTCCTGATGATTGCCCTACTGGAAAATTACCCTGCTCCATCAGGATTAGCACCCAATTCTATGTACTCCACCTTAATGGTGGCATTTACAATCCCAGCGATTCTCTTCGGTTCCGCAGGAGGGGTATTTGTCGATCGCTTCCCCAAAAAGCTGATTATGATAGGTTCCGACGTTATCCGAGGGATATTAACCATTTGTATTCCCCTATTACCTAGGGAATTTTTAATTTTATTAATTCTGACCTTTTTTATCTCTACAATTACCCAATTCTTTGCTCCCGCAGAACAAGCTGCAATTCCCCTGTTAGTCAAACGTGAGTCCTTATTAGCAGCAAATGCCCTGTTCAGCAGTACGATGATGGGAGCCTTAATTGTTGGCTTTGCCATCGGTGAACCCATACTCAGCTGGGGAAAAAGCTTTTTAGGTGATAATTACGGTCAGGAGCTAATAGTTGCTGTACTGTACCTCTCCTCTGGTTTGATCATGCAGCCAATTCACTTCAAAGATCATGCAAAAGTACTAGATGGGGAAAAAGCCATTAACCCTTGGACAGATTTTAAATCTGGGTTACGCTACCTCAAGAAAAATCGTCTGGTATTAAATGCCATGCTGCAACTGACGACTTTATATTGTGTATTTGCAGCGTTGACTGTATTAGCAATTCGTTTAGCCGCAGAATTTGGTTTAAAAGAAAAACAATTTGGCTTTTTCCTTGCTGCTGCTGGTGTGGGTATGGTGCTGGGTGCAGGAATTTTAGGAAATTGGGGCGAAAAATTACACCGCAAACCTTTACCATTGCTAGGATTCTTAATTATGGCGATGGTGTTAGGTGTATTTACCTTTACCCATCAATTACCTATCGCGTTGGGATTATGTGCTTTTTTGGGTGTTGGTGCTGCTTTTGTGGGTGTACCAATGCAAACTCTGATTCAACAAGAAACACCACCCACCATGCATGGTAAAGTTTTTGGTTTCCAAAATCATGCTGTCAATATTGCTCTCTCTGCACCCTTAGCAATAACTGGACCTTTGACTGATTTTTACGGTTTACGTACAGTTTTAGTGAGTATGAGTGTAATTGTGGCAATTGTGGGTGTATGGGCTTGGAAAAATACGAGAAAAGTTTTGCAAGATGTAATTTAG
- the purQ gene encoding phosphoribosylformylglycinamidine synthase subunit PurQ — MTKFGIVVFPGSNCDRDVAYVTKDILGQPTRMVWHQDTDISDIDVIVIPGGFSYGDYLRCGAIARFSPVMREIINHGNQGKLILGICNGFQVLTEAGLLPGALTRNRDLHFICDRSPLTVVRSDLPWTQNYHPSETIHIPIAHGEGRFYADAKTLAEIEANNQVVFRYAENNPNGSLNNIAGICNRQGNVLGMMPHPERVSDAMLGGTDGLKLFQGILSQMAVLAS, encoded by the coding sequence ATGACTAAATTTGGCATTGTTGTTTTTCCTGGTTCTAATTGCGATCGCGATGTTGCCTATGTCACCAAGGATATTTTAGGGCAACCCACACGGATGGTTTGGCACCAAGATACCGATATCAGTGATATTGATGTGATCGTAATTCCTGGGGGGTTTAGTTATGGTGATTATCTCCGTTGTGGGGCGATCGCCAGATTCTCTCCAGTGATGCGCGAGATCATTAACCATGGGAATCAAGGCAAACTGATTTTAGGTATTTGCAACGGGTTCCAAGTATTAACGGAAGCAGGTTTATTACCAGGTGCTTTGACAAGAAATAGAGATTTACATTTTATCTGCGATCGCTCCCCTTTAACTGTGGTACGTAGTGATTTGCCCTGGACACAAAACTATCACCCCTCAGAAACTATTCACATACCCATTGCCCATGGTGAAGGACGCTTTTATGCAGATGCCAAAACCCTCGCAGAAATTGAAGCTAATAACCAAGTTGTCTTCCGCTATGCAGAAAATAATCCCAACGGTTCATTAAATAACATTGCGGGAATTTGTAACCGTCAAGGAAATGTGTTAGGTATGATGCCCCATCCGGAACGAGTCTCTGATGCCATGCTTGGCGGTACCGATGGTTTAAAACTGTTTCAAGGAATTTTGTCACAGATGGCTGTCTTGGCAAGCTAG
- a CDS encoding DUF4331 domain-containing protein, protein MVASNSTNQSQLPLNFRTRKIRILAGVAFLALSFTVSLAAIAPKYVTASDHDDGETDTKGRNVNLTDLYVFREKDQNPYASKDDLVFVMNTNPRSVARQQYYFSTNALYEFKVTRVANRDGTPTGKEDVVLRFQFNPPSYNGEQTFQLTAIADGNKRTATGKTTPLSPNPKNSPTLNHLNLGKHNVTVFAGLREDPFFFDVEQYFRVRAGALGIGPAVGFRPANKALDFATGYNVNAIVVKIPRSLLAGNSNTTTFDVWQTISVKNPQTGKFQQVERLARPAINEGLVVTNDFLNAFNSIPPTADLSKAAAPVVAEAKKTLKAVGNDDNRANALLNAFLPDVMRIDTNVPSGYGKALNAKGAPVTGRLLKDDVIDTTLTVVTNGKITTDNVSYEGAPGNPAQGHKPLESQFPYLAVPN, encoded by the coding sequence ATGGTTGCAAGCAATAGTACAAATCAGAGTCAATTACCGTTAAATTTTCGCACCCGAAAAATCAGAATACTGGCTGGGGTGGCATTTTTAGCTCTCAGTTTCACAGTCAGTTTAGCTGCGATCGCCCCCAAATATGTGACAGCTTCTGACCATGATGATGGAGAAACCGATACCAAGGGGCGGAATGTCAATTTAACAGATTTGTATGTGTTTCGGGAAAAAGACCAAAATCCCTACGCTAGCAAGGATGATTTAGTCTTCGTCATGAATACCAATCCTCGCTCCGTAGCACGTCAGCAATATTATTTCAGTACTAACGCTCTCTATGAATTCAAAGTTACCCGTGTAGCTAATCGGGATGGAACTCCTACGGGTAAAGAAGACGTAGTTTTACGGTTTCAATTCAATCCCCCTAGTTATAACGGTGAGCAGACATTTCAACTTACAGCGATCGCCGATGGGAATAAAAGAACAGCTACAGGTAAAACCACACCTTTAAGTCCTAATCCCAAAAATTCTCCAACTCTCAACCATCTCAACCTTGGAAAACATAACGTCACAGTGTTTGCAGGATTGCGAGAAGACCCCTTTTTCTTTGATGTGGAGCAATATTTCCGGGTGCGTGCAGGTGCATTGGGAATTGGTCCCGCAGTCGGTTTCCGTCCCGCAAACAAAGCTCTGGACTTTGCCACAGGATACAATGTCAACGCGATTGTCGTGAAAATTCCGCGCTCTCTCCTTGCAGGGAACAGTAACACCACCACCTTTGACGTGTGGCAAACCATTTCGGTAAAAAACCCCCAAACAGGGAAATTCCAACAGGTAGAACGTCTTGCTAGACCTGCTATTAACGAAGGTTTAGTAGTGACTAACGATTTTCTCAACGCTTTTAATAGTATTCCCCCCACCGCAGACTTAAGCAAAGCAGCAGCACCGGTGGTGGCAGAAGCCAAGAAAACACTGAAGGCAGTTGGTAACGATGATAACCGAGCTAACGCCCTCTTAAATGCGTTTCTACCAGATGTGATGCGGATAGATACTAATGTACCTAGTGGTTACGGTAAGGCTTTGAATGCTAAAGGCGCTCCTGTGACGGGTAGATTACTGAAGGATGATGTTATAGATACGACTTTAACGGTGGTCACTAACGGCAAAATTACCACTGATAACGTTTCCTACGAAGGTGCCCCAGGAAACCCTGCCCAAGGGCATAAACCCTTAGAAAGTCAATTTCCCTACTTAGCTGTACCGAATTAA
- a CDS encoding HupE/UreJ family protein yields MKLKIRQFWLFIFSCFLVLLSSVVFHSPTLAHWADLAVAEITVNPTKTQMVITFPTDLVSFADDNRDGQLSSQEVTNHKGELEKFIGEKIRLQNETSTDGSLVVAFSRSLPKNLQNNVNTHTTLELTYNWSQPVTELYLNYDLFLPNVSTARCLATVTQGGETQNLVLSPEKKEFALIKGSVWQQIGSFILLGIEHILSGYDHVLFLVSLLMLGGGLGYLLKVVTAFTISHSVTLSLAVLNIVTLPSQFVESAIALSIVYVAGENFWRKDIKGRWILTFIFGLVHGLGFAGILKETHLSQGNLALSLASFNIGVEIGQIIIVCLAFAILHTLRKYPWELNLRRVLSAGVVAIGLFWFVQRAFGLFA; encoded by the coding sequence ATGAAACTCAAAATACGTCAGTTCTGGTTATTTATTTTCTCTTGCTTTTTAGTATTATTATCTTCTGTGGTTTTTCACTCTCCCACCCTTGCCCACTGGGCAGATTTAGCAGTGGCAGAAATTACTGTGAATCCGACTAAAACCCAGATGGTAATAACTTTTCCTACAGATTTAGTCAGTTTTGCAGATGATAATCGAGATGGACAACTGTCATCCCAGGAAGTAACTAATCATAAAGGAGAATTAGAAAAGTTCATCGGGGAAAAAATTCGCCTACAAAATGAAACTTCTACCGATGGTTCCTTAGTTGTCGCGTTTTCCCGCAGTTTGCCCAAGAATCTCCAAAATAATGTTAATACCCACACTACCCTAGAGTTAACTTATAATTGGTCGCAACCTGTAACAGAATTGTATCTCAATTATGATTTATTTCTGCCCAATGTTTCAACTGCTCGTTGTTTAGCAACTGTCACCCAGGGGGGAGAAACTCAAAATTTGGTATTGAGTCCTGAAAAGAAAGAATTTGCTTTAATTAAAGGTTCTGTATGGCAGCAAATAGGTAGCTTTATTTTACTGGGAATTGAGCATATTCTCTCTGGCTATGACCATGTTTTATTTTTAGTTAGCTTGTTGATGCTGGGGGGAGGTTTAGGTTATCTCCTGAAAGTAGTCACAGCTTTTACCATTTCCCATTCTGTAACTTTATCTTTAGCAGTCTTAAATATTGTCACTCTTCCCAGTCAGTTTGTTGAGAGCGCGATCGCCCTCAGTATAGTTTACGTTGCTGGGGAAAACTTCTGGCGTAAAGATATCAAAGGACGCTGGATACTGACTTTTATTTTTGGACTCGTCCATGGATTGGGTTTTGCTGGTATCCTCAAGGAAACCCATCTTTCCCAAGGAAATTTAGCTCTATCCCTGGCTAGTTTTAATATTGGTGTGGAAATTGGACAAATTATCATCGTTTGTTTGGCATTTGCTATCCTCCATACCCTACGCAAATATCCTTGGGAGTTAAATTTACGCCGTGTTTTATCTGCCGGTGTGGTTGCTATTGGGTTATTTTGGTTTGTACAACGAGCTTTTGGATTATTTGCATGA